A single region of the Nocardioides aquaticus genome encodes:
- a CDS encoding glutamine synthetase family protein, with product MGKQEEFVLRALEERDVRFVRLWFSDVLGSLKSVAVAPAELESAFEEGIGFDGSAIEGFARVYEADMLAKPDPTSFQILPWRDEGPSTARMFCDVVMPDGSPSYADPRNVLKRNLARASELGFSFYTHPEIEFYLFKNAPEPGVDPIPVDRSGYFDHTAQSMGADFRREAITMLEAMGISVEFSHHEHGPGQQEIDLRYADAMSTADNIMTFRTVVREVALSQGIWASFMPKPFTTHPGSGMHTHLSLFEGDQNAFYEAGAEYQLSRTGRQFIAGILKHAPELSLITNQWVNSYKRMMFGTEAPSYICWGHNNRSAMVRVPMYKPLKGQSTRVELRTLDPACNPYLAYSVVLAAGLKGIKEDYELPREAEDDVWTLTDRERQSLGIDPLPESLKEAILIAEDSELLADALGEHVFDFVLRNKRAEWADYRGQVSAYERDTMLPVI from the coding sequence ATGGGCAAGCAAGAGGAGTTCGTGCTGCGGGCGCTCGAGGAGCGCGACGTGCGGTTCGTACGGTTGTGGTTCTCGGACGTGCTGGGGTCGTTGAAGTCGGTGGCCGTCGCGCCGGCCGAGCTGGAGTCGGCCTTCGAGGAGGGGATCGGCTTCGACGGGTCGGCGATCGAGGGCTTCGCCCGGGTCTACGAGGCCGACATGCTGGCCAAGCCGGACCCGACCAGCTTCCAGATCCTGCCGTGGCGTGACGAGGGCCCCTCGACCGCGCGGATGTTCTGCGACGTCGTGATGCCGGACGGGTCGCCGTCCTACGCCGACCCGCGCAACGTGCTGAAGCGGAACCTGGCACGGGCCTCCGAGCTGGGGTTCAGCTTCTACACGCACCCCGAGATCGAGTTCTACCTCTTCAAGAACGCCCCGGAGCCCGGCGTCGACCCGATCCCGGTCGACCGCAGCGGCTACTTCGACCACACCGCGCAGTCGATGGGCGCCGACTTCCGCCGCGAGGCGATCACGATGCTCGAGGCGATGGGCATCTCGGTGGAGTTCAGCCACCACGAGCACGGCCCCGGCCAGCAGGAGATCGACCTGCGCTACGCCGACGCGATGAGCACGGCCGACAACATCATGACCTTTCGCACCGTGGTCCGCGAGGTCGCGCTGAGCCAGGGCATCTGGGCCTCGTTCATGCCCAAGCCCTTCACCACCCACCCCGGGTCGGGCATGCACACGCACCTGTCGCTCTTCGAGGGCGACCAGAACGCCTTCTACGAGGCCGGGGCGGAGTACCAGCTCTCGCGCACCGGGCGTCAGTTCATCGCCGGCATCCTCAAGCACGCCCCCGAGCTGAGCCTGATCACCAACCAGTGGGTCAACAGCTACAAGCGGATGATGTTCGGCACCGAGGCGCCGTCCTACATCTGCTGGGGCCACAACAACCGCTCCGCGATGGTCCGGGTGCCGATGTACAAGCCGCTCAAGGGCCAGTCCACCCGCGTCGAGCTGCGCACCCTGGACCCCGCGTGCAACCCCTACCTGGCCTACAGCGTGGTGCTCGCGGCCGGGCTCAAGGGCATCAAGGAGGACTACGAGCTCCCCCGCGAGGCCGAGGACGACGTCTGGACGCTGACCGACCGCGAGCGCCAGAGCCTGGGCATCGACCCGCTGCCGGAGAGCCTCAAGGAGGCGATCCTGATCGCCGAGGACTCCGAGCTCCTCGCCGACGCCCTCGGCGAGCACGTCTTCGACTTCGTGCTGCGCAACAAGCGGGCGGAGTGGGCCGACTACCGCGGGCAGGTCTCCGCCTACGAGCGCGACACGATGCTGCCGGTCATCTGA
- a CDS encoding AAA family ATPase — MGGGGATPAGPGAAPAARGQGLRRPGAGPPGRGSATCPVPPRGGAAAAPGGAAVGGRARRAAAGRCRGGRGGVLTLQGPAGIGTSRVAREALDRARTRGFVPVHVDVADHPRGRAAGVWRDLLGGLLGIRGGSARSVWIEALARALPDLPDHAAVLGPVLGLGAGATPRPLDPEAGQLAPELAQTAVGRVLVRRSRRRPVVVVVEHADRLDEVSVGLLHELGASAGRCAAALVVTWGSEEGPVPSAAPTDVVTLAPLDPDETGLLAEEAWRRAGGGTPPAWLAGIVVPHAGGNPLVAQASVHALLGRWRPGEPPPASVVLAGPVAGVVASQVDRLPVHAHELLTVLAVAGRPCGLRLLADLLPAARDVADVRLLATRLSADRLVTSADGPDETYRIGHDLVRRVVHDATSHAERERLHRALVDRLVAADADPVEVAEHVEPLADPVLGRRWYPLAARAARDGWDPTGALRWLERLRPLVHGPALDRVELEVLEVLLVAGRANEVLERFDLPVDDKGAAGAGAGAVAPGTGDRGPVGRRLLVLAEASYACGQLHRTEQVAAELMRLVDGTDEARYQRAGELLVLARCHQGDLEAALVAGRALTARAEDGADPAARASASAALAVALVLSGQPGAAAERYRAALVAATTARDVVRQVHVLSDLAGCEYLQGRHQECVELMTQARGSADTIGYRRHLPFSLNNEGQLRVALGDPYATACASASVQRSLELGDLSEAADALQTWLGATPSLAADAGLWRRLVEVDLRLGRWLEAAAEWAELAVVLARSGRYDAARHAAREADGADPGRNPADVRRRTTLARLLADARDPARSGAPNRQLVLDGLDRLVRGAAADERESAEVAVERWRLSRTPATRAEAVRSVQEAYATEPSAVVRSWFRLLREPAPPAPDRLPPPVGIPRGRHTRRDLEQAFADVEAAVAEAAAP, encoded by the coding sequence CTGGGAGGTGGCGGCGCCACGCCTGCGGGCCCAGGGGCGGCCCCGGCGGCTCGCGGTCAAGGGCTGCGACGCCCCGGTGCTGGTCCACCCGGTCGCGGGTCGGCGACGTGCCCGGTCCCACCCCGCGGCGGAGCCGCTGCCGCTCCTGGTGGGGCGGCGGTCGGAGGTCGCGCGCGTCGAGCAGCTGCTGGACGGTGCCGCGGGGGACGGGGAGGCGTGCTCACGCTGCAGGGCCCGGCCGGCATCGGGACGTCCCGGGTCGCCCGGGAGGCCCTCGACCGCGCCCGGACGCGCGGCTTCGTCCCGGTGCACGTGGATGTGGCGGACCATCCGCGGGGACGTGCTGCCGGCGTCTGGCGGGACCTCCTGGGCGGGTTGCTGGGCATCCGTGGCGGGTCGGCGCGGTCGGTCTGGATCGAGGCGCTCGCCCGCGCGCTGCCCGACCTGCCGGACCACGCCGCGGTCCTCGGGCCCGTCCTCGGGCTGGGCGCCGGCGCGACACCCCGGCCCCTCGACCCCGAGGCCGGGCAGCTGGCGCCGGAGCTGGCGCAGACCGCCGTCGGCCGTGTGCTGGTCCGCCGCTCCCGACGCCGCCCCGTGGTCGTGGTCGTGGAGCACGCCGACCGGCTCGACGAGGTGTCGGTCGGGCTCCTGCACGAGCTGGGTGCCTCGGCGGGCCGGTGCGCGGCGGCGCTCGTGGTCACGTGGGGCTCGGAGGAGGGCCCGGTCCCCTCGGCGGCACCGACCGACGTGGTCACCCTCGCCCCGCTCGACCCCGACGAGACCGGCCTGCTGGCGGAGGAGGCGTGGCGCCGGGCCGGCGGGGGCACGCCGCCGGCCTGGCTGGCCGGGATCGTGGTCCCGCACGCCGGGGGCAACCCCCTGGTCGCCCAGGCGTCCGTGCACGCGCTGCTCGGCCGGTGGCGGCCGGGGGAGCCGCCGCCCGCGTCCGTGGTGCTCGCCGGCCCGGTCGCGGGAGTCGTCGCGTCCCAGGTCGACCGGTTGCCGGTGCACGCTCACGAGCTGCTGACGGTCCTCGCCGTGGCAGGGCGTCCCTGCGGTCTGCGGCTGCTGGCCGACCTCCTCCCCGCGGCTCGTGACGTGGCGGACGTACGCCTCCTGGCGACCCGGCTGAGCGCCGACCGGCTGGTGACCAGCGCCGACGGCCCCGACGAGACGTACCGGATCGGTCACGACCTGGTGCGGCGCGTGGTCCACGACGCGACGAGCCATGCCGAGCGCGAGCGTCTGCATCGTGCGTTGGTGGACCGGCTCGTCGCCGCGGACGCGGACCCGGTCGAGGTCGCCGAGCACGTCGAGCCGCTGGCCGACCCGGTGCTGGGCAGGCGGTGGTACCCGCTCGCCGCGCGCGCCGCACGAGACGGCTGGGACCCGACCGGCGCGCTCCGGTGGCTCGAGCGGCTCAGGCCGCTGGTGCACGGCCCCGCGCTCGACCGGGTCGAGCTGGAGGTGCTGGAGGTGCTCCTGGTGGCCGGCCGGGCGAACGAGGTCCTGGAGCGGTTCGACCTCCCCGTCGACGACAAGGGTGCGGCGGGTGCCGGGGCCGGCGCGGTGGCCCCGGGGACGGGTGACCGTGGCCCGGTCGGGCGGCGGCTCCTCGTGCTCGCCGAGGCCTCGTACGCGTGCGGGCAGCTGCACCGTACGGAGCAGGTCGCAGCCGAGCTGATGCGGCTGGTCGACGGCACCGACGAGGCGCGCTACCAGCGGGCCGGCGAGCTGCTCGTGCTGGCGCGATGCCACCAGGGCGACCTGGAGGCCGCGCTGGTGGCCGGCCGTGCGCTCACCGCCCGGGCCGAGGACGGCGCGGACCCCGCCGCCCGGGCGAGCGCCTCGGCGGCGCTCGCCGTGGCCCTGGTGCTGTCCGGGCAGCCGGGGGCCGCGGCCGAGCGCTACCGGGCCGCGCTGGTCGCGGCCACCACGGCGCGCGACGTGGTCCGGCAGGTGCACGTGCTGAGCGACCTCGCCGGGTGCGAGTACCTGCAGGGCAGGCACCAGGAGTGCGTGGAGCTGATGACGCAGGCGCGGGGGAGCGCCGACACGATCGGCTACCGGCGCCACCTCCCGTTCAGCCTCAACAACGAGGGCCAGCTGCGCGTGGCTCTCGGCGACCCCTACGCCACCGCGTGCGCGTCGGCGTCGGTGCAGCGCAGCCTCGAGCTGGGTGACCTGTCGGAGGCCGCCGACGCTCTCCAGACGTGGCTGGGCGCCACGCCGTCGCTCGCCGCCGATGCCGGCCTGTGGCGCCGCCTCGTCGAGGTCGACCTGCGGCTGGGGCGGTGGCTCGAAGCCGCTGCCGAGTGGGCCGAGCTCGCGGTCGTGCTCGCGCGGTCGGGCCGGTACGACGCCGCCCGGCACGCGGCGCGGGAGGCCGACGGCGCCGATCCGGGGCGCAACCCCGCCGACGTCCGCCGCCGGACGACTCTCGCGCGGCTGCTGGCCGACGCGCGCGACCCGGCTCGTTCCGGGGCCCCGAACCGGCAGCTGGTCCTCGACGGACTCGACCGGCTCGTCCGCGGTGCGGCTGCCGACGAGCGCGAGAGCGCCGAGGTCGCAGTCGAGCGCTGGCGGCTGTCTCGTACGCCCGCGACCCGGGCCGAGGCGGTGCGGTCGGTTCAGGAGGCGTACGCCACCGAGCCGTCCGCGGTCGTCCGCTCCTGGTTCCGGCTGCTCCGGGAGCCGGCGCCGCCCGCCCCCGACCGCCTGCCGCCCCCGGTGGGCATCCCCCGGGGCCGCCACACGCGCCGCGACCTCGAGCAGGCGTTCGCCGACGTCGAGGCCGCCGTCGCCGAGGCCGCGGCGCCCTGA
- a CDS encoding Crp/Fnr family transcriptional regulator codes for MDWPLFDGLPEAQRQGLAQASRRRTFARGEVLFHEGDAADSLHQVSSGAVAVRVTTAAGDLCMLDVMGPGRVFGELGLLVTHRTRTATAVALEATETRALPYTSFDALRRADPSVDRMLTQLLAEHVDRLSHRLLEALYVGVDRRVARRLLDLAKVYDDGAGGPVRIPLAQREIAELAGGSRATVNEVLGRLADQGAVSRGRGQLAVLDRAVLARRAGLDD; via the coding sequence GTGGACTGGCCGCTGTTCGACGGGCTCCCCGAGGCCCAGCGACAGGGCCTCGCCCAGGCCAGCCGCCGGCGTACGTTCGCCCGCGGCGAGGTGCTGTTCCACGAGGGAGACGCCGCCGACTCCCTCCACCAGGTCAGCAGCGGCGCCGTGGCCGTCCGGGTCACCACCGCAGCCGGCGACCTGTGCATGCTGGACGTGATGGGGCCGGGCCGGGTCTTCGGCGAGCTCGGGCTGCTCGTCACCCACCGCACCCGGACCGCGACCGCCGTGGCCCTCGAGGCGACCGAGACGCGGGCACTGCCGTACACGAGCTTCGACGCGCTCCGCCGTGCCGACCCGTCGGTGGACCGGATGCTCACCCAGCTGCTGGCCGAGCACGTCGACCGGCTCAGCCACCGGCTGCTGGAGGCGCTGTACGTCGGCGTGGACCGCCGGGTGGCGCGGCGGCTCCTGGACCTGGCGAAGGTCTACGACGACGGCGCCGGCGGGCCGGTACGCATCCCCCTCGCGCAGCGCGAGATCGCCGAGCTCGCCGGTGGGTCGCGGGCGACCGTCAACGAGGTCCTGGGGAGGCTGGCCGACCAGGGTGCGGTCTCGCGGGGACGGGGCCAGCTGGCCGTGCTCGACCGTGCGGTGCTGGCCCGCCGGGCGGGCCTCGACGACTAG
- a CDS encoding type 1 glutamine amidotransferase, producing the protein MSAGAAVRVLVVEHEDDAPAAWVGRWLVDAGAELDVRRPYLGQALPVDLADHDALLVLGGEMGATDDDVPWIVPTKELIARAAADGVPTLGICLGHQLCTVALGGAVVRNPRGQQMGVLDVGWAEDASADPLLGAVADAALAVHWNSDVVTEVPDGARVLARAPGGEVQAVRLAPSVWGVQPHPEVDEEVVASWAPFSRAVHGDGPVDEALAGIAAARDELHASWRPLAAALVRLAGDRR; encoded by the coding sequence GTGAGCGCCGGTGCGGCCGTGCGGGTGCTGGTCGTCGAGCACGAGGACGACGCCCCCGCGGCCTGGGTCGGGCGGTGGCTGGTCGACGCCGGCGCCGAGCTCGACGTACGACGGCCCTACCTGGGCCAGGCGCTGCCGGTGGACCTGGCCGACCACGACGCGCTGCTCGTGCTCGGCGGCGAGATGGGCGCCACCGACGACGACGTCCCGTGGATCGTGCCGACCAAGGAGCTGATCGCCCGGGCGGCGGCCGACGGCGTCCCGACGCTGGGCATCTGCCTGGGCCACCAGCTGTGCACGGTCGCGCTCGGCGGCGCGGTGGTCCGCAACCCGCGCGGCCAGCAGATGGGGGTGCTCGACGTCGGGTGGGCCGAGGACGCCTCCGCCGACCCGCTGCTCGGCGCGGTCGCCGACGCCGCCCTCGCCGTGCACTGGAACAGCGACGTCGTCACCGAGGTGCCCGACGGCGCCCGGGTGCTGGCCCGCGCGCCGGGCGGCGAGGTGCAGGCCGTACGCCTGGCCCCGTCGGTGTGGGGGGTGCAGCCGCACCCGGAGGTCGACGAGGAGGTCGTCGCCTCCTGGGCGCCCTTCTCCCGCGCGGTCCACGGGGACGGTCCGGTCGACGAGGCCCTGGCCGGGATCGCTGCCGCCCGCGACGAGCTGCACGCCTCCTGGCGGCCGCTCGCGGCGGCGCTGGTCCGGCTCGCAGGCGACCGTCGCTGA
- a CDS encoding NAD(+) synthase, which translates to MDFFSAYAHGFARVAACTLPVALADPAENARRVLAQARECDAEGVAVAVFPELCLTGYSVDDLFLQDTLLEAVTDAVDDLVEASRDLLPVLVVGAPLRDGHRLLNAAVVIHRGRVLGVAAKSYLPTYREFYERRWFAPADDRRGATTRLAGQDVPLGPDLLFAATDVTGLVLHVEVCEDMWVPVPPSAEAALAGATVLANLSGSPITVARAEDRRLLVRGASHRCAAAYVFAAAGQGESTTDLSWDGQTMVYEVGDLLAESERFPEGPRRSVADVDLDRLRQERLRQGTFDDNRRTHAERVAGLRTVPFELGPPTGDVGLRRTVHRFPFVPDDAERLALDCFEAYSIQVAGLEQRLRAIGQPKVVIGVSGGLDSTHALIVAARAMDRLGRPRTDIHAITMPGFATGGTSKSYATRLATSLGVHFEELDIVPAARQMLSDLDHPFAGGEPVYDVTFENVQAGLRYDYLFRLANHRGGIVVGTGDLSELALGWCTYGVGDQMSHYNVNAGVPKTLIQHLIRWVADSSQFDDETGAVLREVLSQEITPELVPHAEGEQPQSTEATVGPYALQDFTLYHVLRRGYRPSKIAFLAWHAWHDETAGEWPPGFPEERRTAYDLATVRAWLQVFCRRFFASQFKRSALPNGPKVSAGGTMSPRGDWRMPSDVGPAAWLAEIEARVPSGDER; encoded by the coding sequence GTGGACTTCTTCTCCGCCTACGCCCACGGCTTCGCCCGGGTCGCGGCCTGCACGTTGCCGGTGGCGCTGGCCGACCCCGCGGAGAACGCCCGACGGGTGCTCGCGCAGGCGCGGGAGTGCGACGCCGAGGGCGTCGCCGTCGCCGTCTTCCCCGAGCTGTGCCTGACCGGCTACTCCGTCGACGACCTCTTCCTCCAGGACACGCTGCTGGAGGCCGTCACCGACGCGGTCGACGACCTGGTCGAGGCCAGCCGCGACCTGCTGCCCGTCCTGGTCGTCGGAGCGCCGCTGCGCGACGGCCACCGGCTGCTCAACGCCGCCGTGGTGATCCATCGCGGACGGGTGCTGGGGGTGGCGGCGAAGTCCTACCTGCCGACCTACCGCGAGTTCTACGAGCGCCGCTGGTTCGCCCCGGCCGACGACCGCCGCGGGGCGACGACCCGCCTGGCCGGTCAGGACGTCCCGCTCGGGCCCGACCTGCTCTTCGCCGCCACGGACGTGACCGGCCTGGTCCTGCACGTCGAGGTGTGCGAGGACATGTGGGTGCCGGTGCCGCCGTCGGCCGAGGCCGCGCTGGCCGGGGCGACCGTGCTCGCGAACCTGTCGGGCAGCCCGATCACGGTGGCCCGCGCCGAGGACCGCCGGTTGCTGGTGCGCGGCGCCAGCCACCGGTGCGCCGCGGCGTACGTCTTCGCCGCCGCCGGCCAGGGCGAGTCGACGACCGACCTGTCGTGGGACGGCCAGACCATGGTCTACGAGGTCGGCGACCTGCTGGCGGAGTCCGAGCGGTTCCCCGAGGGCCCGCGGCGCAGCGTGGCCGACGTCGACCTCGACCGGCTGCGCCAGGAGCGGCTGCGCCAGGGCACCTTCGACGACAACCGGCGCACCCACGCCGAGCGCGTGGCCGGCCTGCGCACGGTGCCCTTCGAGCTGGGGCCGCCGACCGGCGACGTCGGCCTGCGACGCACGGTCCACCGCTTCCCGTTCGTGCCCGACGACGCGGAGCGGCTCGCGCTGGACTGCTTCGAGGCCTACAGCATCCAGGTCGCCGGCCTGGAGCAGCGGCTGCGGGCGATCGGGCAGCCGAAGGTCGTGATCGGCGTCAGCGGCGGCCTCGACTCCACGCACGCGCTGATCGTCGCCGCCCGCGCGATGGACCGCCTCGGTCGCCCGCGCACCGACATCCACGCGATCACGATGCCGGGGTTCGCCACGGGCGGGACCAGCAAGTCGTACGCGACCCGCCTCGCCACGTCGCTGGGCGTGCACTTCGAGGAGCTCGACATCGTGCCCGCCGCGCGGCAGATGCTGTCCGACCTCGACCACCCGTTCGCCGGGGGCGAGCCGGTCTACGACGTGACCTTCGAGAACGTCCAGGCCGGGCTGCGCTACGACTACCTGTTCCGGCTGGCCAACCACCGCGGCGGGATCGTGGTGGGCACCGGTGACCTGTCGGAGCTGGCGCTGGGCTGGTGCACCTACGGCGTGGGCGACCAGATGTCGCACTACAACGTCAACGCAGGCGTCCCCAAGACGCTGATCCAGCACCTGATCCGCTGGGTGGCGGACTCGTCGCAGTTCGACGACGAGACCGGGGCGGTGCTGCGCGAGGTGCTGTCGCAGGAGATCACCCCCGAGCTGGTGCCGCACGCCGAGGGCGAGCAGCCCCAGTCGACCGAGGCCACGGTCGGGCCGTACGCGCTCCAGGACTTCACGCTCTACCACGTGCTGCGGCGCGGCTACCGGCCCAGCAAGATCGCCTTCCTGGCCTGGCACGCCTGGCACGACGAGACCGCGGGGGAGTGGCCCCCGGGCTTCCCCGAGGAACGGCGCACGGCCTACGACCTCGCGACGGTGCGGGCCTGGCTCCAGGTGTTCTGCCGGCGGTTCTTCGCCAGCCAGTTCAAGCGCTCGGCGCTGCCGAACGGGCCCAAGGTGAGCGCCGGCGGCACCATGTCGCCGCGCGGGGACTGGCGGATGCCCTCCGACGTCGGCCCGGCCGCCTGGCTGGCCGAGATCGAGGCGCGCGTGCCCTCCGGGGACGAGCGGTGA
- a CDS encoding VOC family protein, with the protein MTRIDTPLSTCLWFDDRLEEAVAHYTSIFPRSSAGAMARNPDGTVLGAEWVLDGMPFRGINGGPVHAHFSEAVSVSVQCADQAEVDRYWDALVDGGEESRCGWLTDRFGLSWQIVPQRLYDLLGDPDPARAQAALRAMLTMSRIVVADLEAAADAAG; encoded by the coding sequence ATGACGCGCATCGACACGCCCCTGAGCACCTGCCTGTGGTTCGACGACCGGCTCGAGGAGGCCGTCGCCCACTACACGTCGATCTTCCCGCGGTCCTCGGCCGGGGCGATGGCCCGCAACCCCGACGGCACCGTGCTCGGCGCCGAGTGGGTGCTCGACGGGATGCCGTTCCGCGGCATCAACGGCGGGCCGGTGCACGCGCACTTCAGCGAGGCCGTCTCGGTATCGGTGCAGTGCGCGGACCAGGCCGAGGTCGACCGCTACTGGGACGCCCTGGTCGACGGCGGGGAGGAGTCGCGGTGTGGCTGGCTCACGGACCGGTTCGGGCTGTCGTGGCAGATCGTCCCGCAGCGGCTCTACGACCTCCTCGGCGACCCGGACCCCGCCCGCGCGCAGGCCGCCCTGCGGGCGATGCTCACGATGTCGCGGATCGTGGTCGCCGACCTCGAGGCGGCGGCCGACGCCGCGGGCTGA
- a CDS encoding molybdopterin-binding protein — protein MVVRAGVVVTGTEVLTGRVADANGPWLAERLRLLGVDVGRIVVVGDRREDLAGAIRFLAADHALVITTGGLGPTADDLTAEVVAEVQGRSAHLDAALEEQITEVVASLHAQRGWGEPGRAAAVGVRKQAMVPEGAHVLAPVGTAPGLVVPPATGDGPRSWCCPVPRASCAPCGTTR, from the coding sequence ATGGTCGTGCGTGCGGGAGTGGTCGTCACCGGAACCGAGGTCCTCACCGGGCGGGTGGCCGACGCCAACGGTCCCTGGTTGGCGGAGCGGCTCCGGCTCCTCGGCGTCGACGTCGGCCGGATCGTGGTCGTCGGCGACCGTCGTGAGGACCTCGCCGGCGCGATCCGGTTCCTGGCCGCCGACCACGCGCTGGTCATCACCACCGGCGGGCTCGGTCCCACCGCCGACGACCTGACCGCCGAGGTCGTGGCCGAGGTCCAGGGCCGCAGCGCCCACCTCGACGCCGCGCTGGAGGAGCAGATCACCGAGGTCGTCGCCTCCCTGCACGCCCAGCGCGGCTGGGGCGAGCCCGGCCGGGCCGCCGCGGTCGGGGTGCGCAAGCAGGCGATGGTCCCCGAGGGCGCCCACGTCCTCGCCCCGGTCGGCACCGCCCCCGGGCTCGTGGTCCCGCCCGCGACCGGCGACGGCCCCCGGTCGTGGTGCTGCCCGGTCCCCCGGGCGAGCTGCGCCCCATGTGGGACGACGCGGTGA
- a CDS encoding nicotinamide-nucleotide amidohydrolase family protein, with protein MWDDAVTDDLVRAALAGAAELRQATVRLWGPPEAELAEVLRAHEDGPSADGFADLEVTTCLRDGELEVVTRYAPTAQPAYDALLAALHAHFGAQVFSDDDRTVDEVVADLLRGRGATVATAESCTAGLLAGRLADRAGSSAYLQGGFVTYANEVKTSQLGVEEALLQRVGAVSEEVAVAMARGARERLGTTYGISVTGVAGPDGGTAEKPVGLVHVCVSGPDGDEPRELRLGGSRAHVRARTVVSCLHLLRELLTTAGPV; from the coding sequence ATGTGGGACGACGCGGTGACCGACGACCTGGTGCGGGCCGCGCTGGCCGGTGCCGCCGAGCTGCGCCAGGCCACCGTACGGCTGTGGGGACCGCCCGAGGCCGAGCTCGCCGAGGTGCTGCGCGCCCACGAGGACGGCCCGAGCGCCGACGGCTTCGCCGACCTCGAGGTCACCACCTGCCTGCGCGACGGCGAGCTGGAGGTGGTCACCAGGTACGCGCCCACGGCGCAGCCGGCCTACGACGCCCTGCTCGCGGCGCTGCACGCCCACTTCGGCGCCCAGGTCTTCTCCGACGACGACCGCACCGTCGACGAGGTGGTGGCCGACCTGCTGCGCGGGCGCGGGGCCACCGTCGCCACCGCCGAGTCCTGCACCGCGGGCCTGCTGGCCGGTCGGCTCGCGGACCGGGCGGGCTCCTCGGCCTACCTGCAGGGCGGGTTCGTGACCTACGCGAACGAGGTCAAGACCTCCCAGCTGGGCGTCGAGGAGGCCCTGCTCCAGCGCGTCGGCGCGGTCAGCGAGGAGGTCGCGGTCGCGATGGCGCGGGGGGCGCGGGAGCGGCTGGGCACCACGTACGGGATCAGCGTGACCGGTGTCGCCGGGCCCGACGGCGGCACCGCGGAGAAGCCGGTCGGTCTGGTCCACGTCTGCGTCAGCGGACCCGACGGGGACGAGCCCCGCGAGCTGCGGCTCGGGGGGTCCCGGGCGCACGTACGGGCCCGCACCGTCGTCAGCTGCCTGCACCTGCTGCGCGAGCTGCTGACGACGGCCGGACCCGTCTGA
- the fdhA gene encoding formaldehyde dehydrogenase, glutathione-independent, translating to MSGNRIVTYQGPGEVSIETVDYPKLEIPKEVADAMGVKQAAPHAVILKLVTTNICGSDQHMVRGRTTAPIGQTLGHEITGEVIEVGDDVLFVKEGDICSVPFNIACGRCRMCNEGKTGICLNVNPARAGAAYGYVDMGGWLGGQAQYVMIPFADFNLLKFPDRDAALEKILDLTMLSDIFPTGYHGAYTAGVTTGSTVYVAGAGPVGLAAAFSAQLLGASRVIVGDMIGDRLRQAETFGCETVDLSTDGSLADKIAELLGEPEVDAAVDAVGFEARGHGEGAAEAPATVLNDIMTVSRAGASLGIPGLYVTGDPGAVDDAAKEGQIGVKLGLGWAKSHAFTTGQCPVKQYNRQLMNMILAGKADIAKAVNAKTIGLEDAPRGYQEFDAGAATKYVIDPHGMVA from the coding sequence ATGTCCGGAAACCGCATCGTCACCTATCAGGGCCCCGGCGAGGTCAGCATCGAGACCGTCGACTACCCGAAGCTGGAGATCCCGAAGGAGGTGGCGGACGCGATGGGCGTCAAGCAGGCCGCCCCGCACGCGGTGATCCTCAAGCTCGTCACCACCAACATCTGCGGCAGCGACCAGCACATGGTCCGCGGCCGCACCACCGCCCCGATCGGCCAGACCCTGGGTCACGAGATCACCGGCGAGGTGATCGAGGTCGGCGACGACGTGCTCTTCGTCAAGGAGGGCGACATCTGCTCGGTGCCCTTCAACATCGCCTGCGGGCGCTGCCGGATGTGCAACGAGGGCAAGACGGGCATCTGCCTGAACGTCAACCCGGCCCGCGCCGGCGCCGCCTACGGCTACGTCGACATGGGCGGCTGGCTCGGCGGCCAGGCGCAGTACGTGATGATCCCGTTCGCCGACTTCAACCTGCTGAAGTTCCCCGACCGGGACGCCGCGCTGGAGAAGATCCTGGACCTCACGATGCTCTCCGACATCTTCCCGACCGGCTACCACGGCGCCTACACCGCCGGGGTCACCACGGGCTCGACGGTCTACGTCGCCGGCGCCGGCCCGGTCGGCCTGGCCGCGGCCTTCTCGGCGCAGCTTCTCGGTGCGTCCCGGGTGATCGTCGGCGACATGATCGGCGACCGCCTGCGCCAGGCCGAGACGTTCGGCTGCGAGACCGTCGACCTCTCGACGGACGGCAGCCTGGCCGACAAGATCGCCGAGCTGCTCGGCGAGCCCGAGGTGGACGCCGCGGTCGACGCGGTGGGCTTCGAGGCCCGCGGCCACGGCGAGGGCGCGGCCGAGGCCCCGGCCACGGTGCTCAACGACATCATGACCGTCTCGCGGGCCGGTGCCTCGCTCGGCATCCCGGGCCTCTACGTCACCGGCGACCCGGGGGCCGTCGACGACGCCGCCAAGGAGGGGCAGATCGGGGTCAAGCTCGGGCTCGGCTGGGCCAAGTCGCACGCCTTCACCACCGGCCAGTGCCCGGTCAAGCAGTACAACCGGCAGCTGATGAACATGATCCTGGCCGGCAAGGCCGACATCGCCAAGGCGGTCAACGCCAAGACGATCGGTCTCGAGGACGCCCCCCGCGGCTACCAGGAGTTCGACGCGGGTGCCGCGACGAAGTACGTCATCGACCCGCACGGCATGGTCGCCTGA